A part of Cotesia glomerata isolate CgM1 linkage group LG4, MPM_Cglom_v2.3, whole genome shotgun sequence genomic DNA contains:
- the LOC123262661 gene encoding putative carbonic anhydrase 3 isoform X1, with the protein MLLVYLVFIIANICSIKSHDWGYTDENGPNNWPGLCKNGKRQSPINIETDNTLKDDLGSLKFLHYDYAFTGILTNTGHNVQITLSGVPIFLSGGGLTSKYVLEQMHFHWGAEHTIDGTRDALELHLVHHDKKYENVSIASQHDDGVAVVAVLFKLNDDDNDNLYAILKAAESVSQWVGKSSIEIQRKVIPVHLLPNDRTTFYRYSGSLTTPGCQESVVWFVMTEKLTISESQVEILKNVQTHNGTLASNYRPTQEVGDRKVYHHLLGYSSSPISTPTPFVFLAAAILSSLF; encoded by the exons ATGTTATTAGTTTACTTGGTATTTATTATTGCAA ATATATGTTCAATCAAAAGCCACGACTGGGGTTACACGGACGAAAATg GTCCAAATAATTGGCCGGGACTGTGCAAAAATGGCAAGAGACAATCTCCGATAAACATTGAGACAGACAACACCCTCAAGGATGATTTAGGGTCATTGAAATTTCTGCACTATGACTACGCATTTACCGGGATATTGACCAATACCGGTCACAATG TGCAAATAACATTGTCTGGTGTACCAATATTTTTAAGTGGTGGTGGATTGACGTCGAAATACGTGCTCGAGCAAATGCACTTTCATTGGGGTGCTGAGCACACAATTGATGGCACTCGTGATGCACTAGAGCTTCATTTGGTACATCATgataaaaagtatgaaaatgTGTCAATTGCATCTCAGCATGACGATGGAGTTGCGGTCGTAGCTGTTCTGTTTAAG CTGAACGATGATGACAACGACAATCTGTACGCAATACTGAAAGCCGCTGAATCAGTGAGTCAATGGGTGGGTAAGAGCAGCATCGAAATTCAAAGGAAAGTTATACCCGTTCACTTGTTGCCGAACGATAGGACGACGTTTTATCGATACTCAGGCTCATTGACTACTCCTGGGTGCCAAGAGTCTGTCGTCTGGTTTGTTATGACTGAGAAGTTGACCATCTCTGAGTCGCAA GTGGAAATTCTCAAAAACGTCCAAACCCACAATGGAACCCTGGCTTCAAACTACCGCCCGACTCAAGAGGTCGGCGACCGAAAAGTGTATCACCATCTTCTCGGCTACTCCTCCTCCCCCATTTCTACCCCCACTCCTTTCGTGTTCCTCGCCGCCGCCATCTTGTCGAGcctattttga
- the LOC123262661 gene encoding carbonic anhydrase 6 isoform X4: MHFHWGAEHTIDGTRDALELHLVHHDKKYENVSIASQHDDGVAVVAVLFKLNDDDNDNLYAILKAAESVSQWVGKSSIEIQRKVIPVHLLPNDRTTFYRYSGSLTTPGCQESVVWFVMTEKLTISESQVEILKNVQTHNGTLASNYRPTQEVGDRKVYHHLLGYSSSPISTPTPFVFLAAAILSSLF; the protein is encoded by the exons ATGCACTTTCATTGGGGTGCTGAGCACACAATTGATGGCACTCGTGATGCACTAGAGCTTCATTTGGTACATCATgataaaaagtatgaaaatgTGTCAATTGCATCTCAGCATGACGATGGAGTTGCGGTCGTAGCTGTTCTGTTTAAG CTGAACGATGATGACAACGACAATCTGTACGCAATACTGAAAGCCGCTGAATCAGTGAGTCAATGGGTGGGTAAGAGCAGCATCGAAATTCAAAGGAAAGTTATACCCGTTCACTTGTTGCCGAACGATAGGACGACGTTTTATCGATACTCAGGCTCATTGACTACTCCTGGGTGCCAAGAGTCTGTCGTCTGGTTTGTTATGACTGAGAAGTTGACCATCTCTGAGTCGCAA GTGGAAATTCTCAAAAACGTCCAAACCCACAATGGAACCCTGGCTTCAAACTACCGCCCGACTCAAGAGGTCGGCGACCGAAAAGTGTATCACCATCTTCTCGGCTACTCCTCCTCCCCCATTTCTACCCCCACTCCTTTCGTGTTCCTCGCCGCCGCCATCTTGTCGAGcctattttga